The following proteins are co-located in the Pedobacter frigiditerrae genome:
- a CDS encoding XdhC family protein — protein sequence MKEIAEILKAYSKAEQDNKRSALATVVKVEGSSYRRPGARMLVTDDGLLTGAISGGCLEGDALKKALSAIHQQQKKLVTYDTTDEDDAKFGVQLGCNGIVHILFEPINSKEANNPIDLLKALVAERESAVLVTLFATEHQQQLGSIMLYRKAKISSIVPDQISKEISEKAQQILLGQTSHFGALEINGLSYEAFFEYTSPPISLIIAGAGNDVQPLVQMAYLLGWEVTVVDGRPTHATTQRFPNANRVLIAKPNDLMNKVEIDGQTAFALMTHNYNYDTELLNLLLHTNAPYIGTLGPKKKLVRMLDELNLNTEENQHRVHGPIGLDIGAETAEEIAISIIAEIKAFFAGAGATSLKNKKNSIHTHEIN from the coding sequence ATGAAAGAGATTGCAGAAATATTAAAAGCCTATAGCAAAGCGGAACAAGACAACAAGAGATCGGCCTTAGCTACTGTGGTTAAGGTAGAAGGATCTTCTTATCGCAGACCAGGAGCCAGAATGTTGGTTACTGATGATGGCTTATTAACCGGTGCCATTAGTGGTGGTTGTTTAGAGGGCGATGCCTTGAAAAAAGCACTTTCGGCTATTCATCAGCAACAAAAAAAACTGGTTACCTATGATACAACTGATGAAGACGATGCTAAATTTGGTGTACAATTAGGCTGTAATGGGATTGTACATATACTATTTGAACCTATAAATAGTAAGGAAGCCAATAATCCAATCGACCTATTAAAAGCTTTAGTAGCAGAACGCGAAAGTGCTGTGTTGGTTACGCTATTTGCTACCGAACATCAACAGCAACTGGGAAGCATTATGTTGTATCGCAAAGCGAAAATAAGTTCAATTGTGCCAGATCAAATTTCAAAAGAAATATCTGAAAAAGCTCAACAAATATTGCTTGGTCAGACCTCCCATTTTGGGGCTTTAGAAATTAATGGACTTTCTTATGAAGCTTTTTTTGAATATACCAGCCCTCCTATTTCTTTGATTATTGCAGGTGCGGGGAATGATGTGCAGCCCTTAGTGCAAATGGCTTATTTATTAGGTTGGGAAGTGACCGTTGTGGATGGTAGACCAACACATGCAACAACACAACGTTTTCCGAATGCAAACAGGGTTTTAATTGCAAAACCTAATGATTTAATGAACAAAGTTGAAATTGATGGACAAACTGCATTTGCATTAATGACTCACAATTACAACTATGATACTGAATTGTTAAACCTGCTTTTACATACCAACGCACCTTATATCGGGACACTCGGGCCAAAGAAAAAATTGGTAAGGATGCTAGATGAGTTGAACCTCAACACAGAAGAAAACCAGCATAGAGTTCACGGCCCTATTGGATTAGACATTGGCGCAGAAACGGCAGAAGAAATTGCTATCTCCATCATTGCAGAAATCAAAGCATTTTTTGCAGGTGCAGGCGCAACATCATTAAAAAACAAGAAAAATTCCATTCATACTCACGAAATAAATTAA
- a CDS encoding nuclear transport factor 2 family protein: MKKTILSLLVLFMAAQFCAAQTTTPSKAEQEILDLSKAKWLWMADKKVDTLNAFFVDKAMFVHMSGKWDKARELEVIKSGSIWYKKAEVYSASVNILGNTAIVLNDLDLLAVVGGNEVINPFMVTEVYLKENGKWRLAQLTFSTQRRPVKLTKP, from the coding sequence ATGAAAAAGACAATTCTTTCCCTATTGGTATTATTTATGGCTGCACAATTTTGTGCTGCCCAAACAACTACACCTTCTAAGGCAGAACAAGAAATACTTGATCTTTCTAAAGCGAAATGGCTTTGGATGGCCGACAAAAAAGTAGATACTTTGAATGCGTTTTTTGTAGACAAAGCGATGTTTGTACACATGAGTGGTAAATGGGATAAAGCTCGTGAATTAGAAGTAATTAAAAGTGGTTCTATTTGGTATAAAAAAGCAGAAGTTTATTCTGCCTCAGTAAACATTTTGGGCAATACAGCCATTGTACTTAATGACCTTGACCTCTTAGCTGTAGTAGGTGGAAATGAAGTAATCAATCCCTTTATGGTAACTGAAGTTTATTTAAAAGAAAATGGTAAATGGAGATTAGCACAACTCACGTTCTCAACTCAAAGAAGGCCTGTTAAACTTACTAAACCTTAA
- a CDS encoding sulfite exporter TauE/SafE family protein encodes MQESFILFYILLFVVAFLYASVGHGGASGYLALMAIFAISPAIMKPTALLLNLFVSSTSFIQFYRGGHFKWKLFWPFALASIPLSFIGGMMAIESSIYKKILGVLLLIPVIRFFFFKNTDPKDFKAANIPLSLLVGGIIGLLSGMIGIGGGIILSPVILLLKWADQKQTAAISAAFIFVNSVAGLGGQLIKGFEFNNHMFAYVAVAFAGGICGAYFGALKFPQTILKNVLACVLALAAYKLLFTHA; translated from the coding sequence ATGCAAGAATCTTTTATCCTTTTTTATATCCTGCTTTTCGTTGTTGCTTTTTTATATGCATCTGTTGGTCACGGAGGCGCTAGTGGATATTTGGCCTTAATGGCAATTTTCGCTATTTCTCCTGCCATAATGAAACCTACTGCCCTATTGCTTAACCTTTTTGTTTCATCAACCTCTTTTATACAATTTTATAGAGGCGGGCATTTTAAATGGAAGTTGTTTTGGCCTTTTGCTTTAGCATCCATCCCACTCTCTTTTATTGGTGGTATGATGGCTATTGAAAGTTCCATTTATAAAAAAATATTGGGTGTTTTATTACTCATTCCAGTCATCAGGTTTTTCTTTTTCAAAAACACTGACCCTAAAGATTTTAAAGCTGCTAACATTCCGCTTTCACTGTTAGTTGGTGGTATTATTGGGCTCTTATCAGGAATGATTGGTATTGGTGGAGGCATTATTCTCTCTCCTGTTATATTATTGCTAAAATGGGCCGACCAAAAACAAACCGCTGCCATCAGCGCTGCTTTTATCTTTGTAAACTCTGTTGCTGGTTTGGGCGGACAACTCATCAAAGGTTTTGAGTTTAACAATCACATGTTTGCTTATGTTGCCGTTGCTTTTGCAGGAGGTATATGCGGTGCTTATTTTGGCGCATTAAAGTTCCCACAAACCATATTAAAAAATGTATTGGCTTGCGTTCTTGCCCTTGCAGCTTATAAATTATTATTTACACACGCATAA
- the glp gene encoding gephyrin-like molybdotransferase Glp, which translates to MITVAEAKTIIRNNITPLAAINLNLANASGHILAEDIYANCDIPAFRQSSMDGYALKFEEDLKELTITGEMAAGAPVKSTLKAGETHRIFTGAPLPEGADTVIMQEKVSVENGKIILQDINLKKGLNAREKGSEISAGDLAMNKGNLLTPAAIGFLAGIGIIKVSVFPMPKVAIIVTGKELQKPGQPLNFGQVYESNSYSLTAALKNEGITEISVFEADDELDILTDVLATALAKADVVLLTGGVSVGDYDFVIEASQRCGIAQLFHKVKQKPGKPLYFGKKEQQLVFGLPGNPSSVLSCYYNYVLPSLKHLSHKENTVGELKAALTVSYQKPKGLTHFLKGFYKNGQATPLNAQDSYRLSSFAQANCLICLPEEEESFEKNQSVTILLLPN; encoded by the coding sequence ATGATTACCGTAGCCGAAGCAAAAACAATCATCCGTAACAACATTACCCCTTTAGCAGCCATCAATTTAAACCTTGCTAATGCTTCAGGACATATACTCGCTGAAGATATTTATGCTAACTGTGACATCCCTGCATTTAGGCAATCATCAATGGATGGATATGCATTAAAATTCGAGGAGGACTTAAAAGAATTGACCATTACTGGCGAAATGGCTGCAGGAGCTCCTGTAAAATCAACGCTAAAAGCTGGAGAGACACACCGAATTTTTACTGGTGCACCATTACCTGAAGGAGCCGATACGGTGATCATGCAAGAGAAAGTGAGCGTAGAAAATGGTAAAATCATATTACAAGACATTAATCTTAAAAAGGGATTAAATGCAAGGGAAAAAGGTTCTGAGATTAGTGCTGGAGATTTAGCGATGAATAAGGGCAATCTTTTAACGCCTGCTGCTATTGGTTTTCTGGCCGGTATTGGCATAATCAAGGTTTCTGTTTTTCCTATGCCTAAAGTTGCCATTATTGTTACGGGCAAAGAACTACAAAAACCCGGACAGCCACTTAACTTTGGTCAGGTGTACGAATCTAATTCTTATTCGCTCACCGCAGCCTTAAAAAATGAAGGGATTACCGAGATTTCAGTTTTTGAAGCAGATGATGAACTTGATATTTTAACTGATGTACTTGCAACAGCATTGGCAAAGGCCGATGTAGTTTTGTTGACCGGAGGTGTAAGTGTGGGCGATTATGATTTTGTAATTGAGGCTTCCCAAAGATGTGGCATAGCACAGTTGTTTCATAAGGTGAAACAAAAACCAGGCAAACCACTTTATTTCGGTAAAAAAGAACAACAATTGGTCTTCGGACTTCCCGGCAATCCATCTTCTGTATTGAGCTGTTATTATAATTATGTATTGCCCAGCCTGAAACATTTATCTCATAAAGAAAATACTGTTGGAGAATTAAAGGCGGCGCTTACGGTTAGTTATCAAAAACCAAAAGGATTAACACATTTTTTAAAAGGTTTTTATAAAAACGGACAGGCAACTCCATTAAATGCACAAGACTCTTATCGGTTAAGTTCTTTTGCCCAAGCCAACTGTTTAATTTGTTTGCCCGAAGAAGAAGAAAGCTTTGAGAAAAACCAATCGGTAACGATATTATTATTGCCCAACTAA
- a CDS encoding nucleotidyltransferase family protein produces the protein MDNGIIILAAGNSSRLGKPKQLLSYKGKSLLEIATEAAIGTGVSAIVTVLGAYADEISAAHQRSNINYFINESWEKGMSTSIQAGLAELLKLNPAMENVIITVSDQAFLTAETLMQLIAEKEHTAYHIIASKYRNTIGTPVLFNKKYFTDLMNLTGDTGAKHLIKHHPNEVKSISFEKGFIDIDTEADYDNLTKQQ, from the coding sequence ATGGACAACGGCATCATTATATTAGCAGCAGGAAACTCTAGCAGATTGGGAAAACCCAAACAACTGTTGAGTTACAAAGGAAAATCCTTATTGGAAATAGCAACGGAAGCTGCTATAGGAACAGGAGTTAGCGCTATTGTAACGGTGTTGGGCGCTTATGCTGATGAAATTTCGGCTGCACATCAACGTTCTAATATCAATTACTTTATTAATGAAAGTTGGGAAAAGGGAATGTCGACAAGTATTCAAGCTGGTTTAGCTGAATTACTAAAACTTAATCCAGCTATGGAGAATGTAATCATTACAGTTTCTGACCAAGCATTTTTAACCGCAGAAACCTTAATGCAGTTGATAGCAGAGAAAGAGCATACTGCTTATCATATTATTGCTAGCAAATATAGAAACACAATAGGCACGCCTGTTTTGTTTAACAAGAAATACTTTACAGATTTAATGAATTTGACTGGAGATACTGGAGCGAAACACCTCATCAAACACCATCCAAATGAGGTAAAAAGCATCTCTTTTGAAAAGGGATTTATTGACATAGATACTGAGGCAGATTACGATAATTTAACCAAACAACAATGA
- a CDS encoding aldo/keto reductase — MQKIKLNNGIEMPILGFGVFQVTDPAECEKSVLEAIETGYRLIDTAQSYGNEEAVGRALKASGVAREELFITTKLWIQSNGYEGAKKAFETSLKNLQLDYLDLYLIHQPYGDVYGEWRAMEELYKEGKIKAIGVSNFHPDRLTDLIIHNEILPAVNQIETHPFHQQHETQDFLTENNVQIESWGPFAEGKNDLFTNELLKGIGEKYNKSIAQVVLRWLTQRGVVAIPKSVRKERMAENFDIFDFELSEQDMELIKTLDSGTSSFFDHRDPKMVKWLGERKLSN; from the coding sequence ATGCAAAAAATAAAATTGAACAACGGAATAGAAATGCCAATATTAGGTTTTGGTGTTTTTCAGGTAACTGATCCTGCAGAGTGCGAAAAAAGTGTATTAGAAGCTATTGAAACTGGGTATCGTTTGATTGACACTGCGCAGTCTTATGGCAATGAAGAAGCTGTTGGTAGGGCACTTAAAGCCAGTGGAGTAGCACGAGAAGAACTTTTCATTACTACTAAGTTATGGATACAGTCTAACGGATATGAGGGAGCAAAAAAAGCATTTGAAACCTCTTTGAAAAATCTTCAATTGGATTACTTAGATCTTTATCTTATCCATCAGCCTTATGGTGATGTTTATGGGGAATGGCGAGCGATGGAAGAACTATATAAAGAAGGCAAAATAAAGGCAATTGGGGTTAGCAATTTTCATCCCGATAGGTTAACTGACCTGATCATCCATAATGAAATTTTACCTGCTGTAAATCAGATTGAAACACATCCTTTTCATCAACAACATGAAACACAAGATTTCTTAACAGAAAACAATGTACAAATTGAATCATGGGGTCCATTTGCTGAAGGTAAGAACGATCTTTTTACCAACGAATTATTAAAAGGAATTGGCGAAAAGTATAACAAATCTATTGCTCAGGTAGTATTGCGTTGGCTTACACAACGGGGCGTAGTTGCTATTCCTAAATCTGTACGTAAAGAACGTATGGCTGAAAACTTTGATATTTTCGATTTTGAGCTAAGCGAACAAGACATGGAATTAATCAAAACCTTGGATTCAGGCACTAGCAGCTTCTTCGACCATCGCGATCCAAAAATGGTAAAATGGCTTGGAGAAAGAAAATTGAGCAATTAA
- a CDS encoding xanthine dehydrogenase family protein molybdopterin-binding subunit yields MEKTNTDYGRRSFLKASALVGGGMMIHFSGLAKLALPKNGETAVLEQWSELNGYIKITPDNIIKLICPNPEFGQNVMTSLPMMVAEELGVDWKQVIVEMGPHDSVKLGAQFTGGSNSMRMYWRPLREAGATARQMLMQAAANTWAVPLEEITTKAGIIYHEKSGKKAKYGEFASKAAVITVPKGVKLKSVKDFNVVRSSQKNVEGTKIITGKPLFGLDYKHEGMLIAMIQHPPAFGMKLKSFDAAQALKMPGIRDVFSMKLFEDGFEQGGFDVRTFNDLLVVVGKTTWEVMNARKKLIVEWMPAGDTKNTMGGRNGKREVIVPGELEDTRVQHEKMKQYAAKPAQQLRKDGDPETAFKNAAQIIERTYTAPFLAHNCMEPMNFFAHVTDEKALLVGPLQAPGWTEPTLMKVLKLPADKIEIQMTRMGGGFGRRAYGHYLVEAALISKKTKSPIKLIYTREDDTTYGIYRPMYTATYRAALDANKNLTAFHLKGGGIPEHAVHANRFPAGAVDNYLAEGWQIASNITVGAFRAPGSNFAAAAEQSFLDELAEAMGKDPIDFRLELLKRAKENPVGRNNDYNVDRYAGVLQLVKEKSGWNGPEQGKYSRGVAAYFCHASYAAHVVDMTVKNGQPYVERVFSAVDCGIVINPDAAANMVQGAVVDGIGNSLYGGLTHKEGLVEESNFHKYRIIRMQEAPKKIEVSFVQNDIDPTGLGEPPFPPVFGAVANALYKATGKRHYQQPFSLVQPEVPNV; encoded by the coding sequence ATGGAAAAGACCAATACTGATTACGGCAGACGTTCCTTTCTCAAAGCCTCTGCTCTTGTGGGTGGTGGAATGATGATTCATTTCAGCGGCCTTGCCAAACTTGCACTACCAAAGAATGGTGAGACAGCTGTTCTGGAGCAATGGAGCGAGCTAAATGGTTACATTAAGATTACCCCTGATAATATTATCAAACTCATCTGTCCCAATCCAGAGTTTGGTCAAAACGTAATGACCTCACTTCCAATGATGGTAGCTGAGGAACTTGGTGTAGATTGGAAGCAAGTAATAGTTGAAATGGGACCACATGATAGCGTAAAGTTAGGTGCTCAGTTTACTGGTGGAAGTAATTCCATGCGAATGTACTGGAGGCCATTACGTGAAGCAGGTGCAACAGCTCGTCAGATGTTAATGCAGGCAGCTGCGAATACTTGGGCAGTACCTTTAGAAGAAATCACAACCAAAGCAGGTATCATTTATCATGAAAAAAGTGGCAAAAAAGCGAAGTATGGAGAATTTGCCTCAAAAGCTGCAGTCATAACAGTTCCAAAAGGAGTTAAGTTGAAGTCTGTTAAAGACTTCAATGTGGTTAGAAGCTCTCAGAAAAATGTAGAGGGAACAAAGATCATTACTGGTAAACCGCTATTTGGACTCGACTACAAACACGAGGGTATGTTAATTGCAATGATCCAGCATCCACCTGCTTTTGGAATGAAACTTAAATCTTTTGATGCTGCACAAGCTTTAAAAATGCCTGGCATACGTGATGTATTTAGCATGAAACTTTTTGAAGATGGATTTGAACAAGGTGGTTTTGATGTTCGTACATTCAATGATCTGCTGGTTGTAGTTGGTAAAACGACTTGGGAAGTCATGAATGCAAGAAAGAAGCTCATTGTAGAATGGATGCCAGCAGGCGATACCAAAAACACGATGGGAGGAAGGAATGGTAAGCGAGAAGTTATCGTTCCAGGAGAATTGGAAGATACCAGGGTTCAGCACGAAAAGATGAAGCAATATGCTGCCAAACCAGCCCAACAATTACGCAAGGATGGTGATCCAGAAACTGCTTTCAAAAATGCTGCACAGATTATAGAACGTACTTATACAGCACCTTTTTTGGCTCACAATTGTATGGAACCAATGAATTTCTTTGCCCATGTAACAGATGAAAAGGCATTATTAGTTGGTCCTTTACAAGCTCCAGGTTGGACAGAGCCTACATTGATGAAGGTGTTGAAGCTTCCTGCTGATAAAATTGAAATCCAGATGACCCGTATGGGTGGTGGTTTTGGTCGCAGAGCTTATGGACATTACCTTGTAGAAGCAGCCCTTATTTCTAAAAAAACTAAATCGCCAATAAAACTCATTTATACTCGTGAGGATGATACTACCTATGGAATCTATCGTCCCATGTACACAGCAACTTATAGGGCTGCACTTGACGCAAATAAAAATCTAACGGCCTTTCATCTTAAAGGTGGTGGTATACCAGAACATGCAGTACACGCTAATAGGTTTCCTGCTGGTGCAGTAGATAATTACCTTGCCGAAGGCTGGCAAATTGCATCTAACATCACAGTGGGTGCTTTTAGGGCACCTGGTTCTAACTTCGCGGCAGCAGCAGAACAGTCTTTTTTAGATGAACTAGCTGAAGCAATGGGAAAAGATCCAATAGATTTTCGTTTAGAGTTGCTTAAACGAGCAAAGGAAAATCCGGTAGGAAGAAACAATGATTATAATGTAGATCGTTATGCAGGTGTACTACAATTGGTAAAGGAAAAATCAGGGTGGAATGGACCAGAACAAGGTAAATATAGCCGTGGTGTTGCCGCTTATTTTTGCCATGCTTCTTATGCTGCCCATGTTGTAGACATGACTGTTAAAAACGGACAACCTTATGTGGAGAGAGTATTTAGTGCTGTAGATTGTGGTATTGTTATTAACCCAGATGCGGCTGCTAACATGGTACAAGGCGCAGTTGTAGATGGAATTGGAAACAGTTTATATGGTGGTCTCACGCATAAAGAGGGCTTGGTAGAAGAAAGCAATTTCCATAAGTATAGGATCATTCGCATGCAAGAAGCACCTAAAAAGATAGAGGTTTCATTTGTACAAAACGATATCGATCCAACTGGCTTGGGTGAACCACCTTTTCCACCTGTATTCGGAGCTGTGGCAAATGCGCTATACAAAGCAACTGGCAAACGCCACTACCAACAACCTTTTTCACTAGTACAACCTGAAGTGCCTAATGTTTAA
- a CDS encoding PQQ-dependent sugar dehydrogenase, with product MKNYLIILMASSLMLATSCKKKDKTAPVEEPVPTNPSVETLPPNSNYKPAFTGQTRIAAVKTTTSYSTNVVTSSLTAPWGIAAMPDGRFLITEKAGRMRIVTSAGVVSEINTGIPTVNAGGQGGLLGICLDPDFSTNRMVYWSFSEPGTGGNVTAIAKGRLATNELSIEGATVIFRGSPRYSGVNHYGGRVIFDRNGNLFASLGERADNATRAQAQLTNASIGKVVRITKDGQPVAGNPFIGQAGALPELYSIGHRNPQGLAIHPVSGDIWQSEHGPRGGDEINRVQPGANFGWPTITYGLEYSGQPVLTGIQAQSGMTQPVYYWDPVVSPSGMTFYSGNRVPEWQNNLFIGSLSGMHIVRLVITNNVVTGEERLLANVSQRFRDITQGIDGALYAITDQGRLYRIDKN from the coding sequence ATGAAAAATTATCTTATTATCCTTATGGCGAGCAGTTTAATGTTGGCCACATCTTGCAAAAAGAAAGATAAAACGGCACCTGTTGAAGAACCTGTACCTACTAATCCATCTGTAGAAACCTTGCCACCAAATTCGAATTATAAACCTGCCTTTACAGGTCAGACACGAATAGCGGCTGTAAAAACTACCACAAGTTATAGTACAAATGTAGTTACCTCTTCGCTTACAGCACCTTGGGGAATTGCAGCAATGCCTGATGGCCGCTTTCTAATTACAGAAAAGGCAGGAAGAATGCGTATCGTAACTAGCGCTGGGGTCGTAAGTGAAATCAACACGGGTATTCCTACTGTTAATGCTGGTGGACAAGGTGGCTTACTTGGAATATGTCTTGATCCAGATTTTTCTACCAACCGCATGGTCTATTGGTCGTTTTCGGAACCAGGAACTGGTGGAAATGTTACTGCCATAGCTAAGGGAAGATTGGCTACAAACGAACTTTCTATCGAGGGCGCTACTGTTATTTTTCGTGGAAGTCCCCGCTATTCAGGAGTAAACCATTATGGGGGAAGAGTGATATTTGACAGAAACGGTAATCTTTTTGCAAGCCTTGGGGAGCGTGCTGATAATGCTACTCGTGCCCAAGCGCAGTTGACTAATGCTTCTATCGGAAAAGTAGTTAGAATTACTAAGGATGGACAACCTGTAGCAGGCAACCCCTTTATCGGCCAAGCTGGTGCGCTTCCAGAACTTTATTCAATAGGTCATAGAAACCCGCAAGGACTAGCCATACACCCAGTAAGCGGAGATATTTGGCAAAGTGAACATGGTCCTCGAGGTGGAGATGAAATTAATCGTGTGCAGCCTGGAGCAAACTTTGGCTGGCCAACCATCACTTATGGATTGGAATATAGTGGACAACCAGTGCTAACTGGAATACAGGCACAGAGTGGAATGACACAGCCAGTTTATTATTGGGATCCGGTAGTATCGCCAAGTGGCATGACCTTTTACAGTGGTAATCGCGTACCTGAGTGGCAAAATAATCTTTTCATTGGCTCATTGAGTGGGATGCACATCGTAAGGTTAGTGATCACCAATAATGTAGTAACTGGAGAAGAGAGACTACTAGCAAATGTAAGTCAGCGTTTTAGGGACATTACCCAAGGAATAGACGGGGCTCTTTATGCCATTACAGATCAGGGAAGATTGTATCGAATAGACAAGAATTAG
- a CDS encoding (2Fe-2S)-binding protein translates to MITLTINKKIHKIDADPNTPLLWVLRDIVGLVGTKYGCGVAQCGACVVHLDGEAVRSCVTKVSRAQGKKVVTIEGLSETGTHPLQKAWLDLDVSQCGYCQAGQIMSAAVLLKENKNPTEQDIDDAMSGNICRCGTYLRIREAIQLAAKQQEG, encoded by the coding sequence ATGATTACGTTAACCATAAATAAAAAGATACATAAAATAGATGCAGACCCTAATACACCTTTGTTATGGGTGCTGCGGGATATTGTTGGTCTTGTAGGAACCAAATATGGATGTGGAGTTGCCCAATGTGGTGCCTGCGTTGTGCATCTCGATGGTGAGGCTGTTCGCTCATGCGTAACCAAAGTAAGTAGAGCACAAGGCAAAAAAGTAGTTACAATTGAAGGCTTATCAGAAACAGGTACTCATCCATTACAAAAAGCTTGGTTAGATTTAGATGTTTCTCAGTGTGGTTATTGTCAGGCTGGTCAGATCATGTCTGCAGCTGTTTTATTAAAGGAAAATAAAAATCCTACCGAGCAAGATATAGACGATGCGATGTCTGGTAATATTTGTCGTTGCGGCACTTATCTCCGTATTCGTGAGGCTATCCAACTGGCAGCAAAACAGCAAGAAGGTTAG
- the moaA gene encoding GTP 3',8-cyclase MoaA, with translation MIADSFGRVHDYLRISLTDNCNFRCFYCMPEEDYDFTPASRLMQPDEILSLAKLFVAQGVKKIRLTGGEPLVRKDAAEIISNLGKLPVELVITTNGTRIAELLPTLLAAGIKSINISLDTLQPEKFMLITRRDLFHQVRSNIELLLQHKLKVKINMVVMKGLNDDEIKDFIDWTKHHPLQIRFIEFMPFSGNRWTSNKMFSLAEILQVIEKDFTILPVKAEPHDTAKSFMIPGHEGSFAIISTMTAPFCDTCNRMRLTADGKLKNCLFSDGETDLLTALRNNEDVLPLIHASILSKKKELGGQLDKHFEQIDTTTLHNRSMITIGG, from the coding sequence ATGATAGCAGATTCTTTTGGACGTGTGCATGACTACTTACGGATATCATTGACTGATAACTGTAACTTCCGCTGCTTTTATTGCATGCCTGAAGAGGATTATGATTTTACGCCTGCCTCAAGGTTAATGCAACCTGATGAAATTCTAAGTTTGGCTAAGTTATTTGTAGCACAAGGCGTTAAAAAAATAAGGTTAACGGGTGGAGAGCCGCTGGTTCGTAAAGATGCAGCAGAAATCATTTCCAACCTAGGGAAATTGCCTGTCGAATTGGTCATTACCACTAACGGGACAAGAATTGCTGAACTGTTACCTACCCTTTTAGCTGCAGGCATTAAATCCATCAATATTAGTTTAGATACCTTACAGCCTGAGAAATTCATGCTCATTACCCGTCGCGATCTTTTCCATCAGGTACGCAGCAATATCGAACTTTTACTACAACATAAGTTAAAGGTAAAAATCAATATGGTGGTGATGAAGGGACTAAATGATGACGAAATCAAGGATTTTATAGACTGGACCAAACATCATCCTTTGCAGATCAGGTTTATCGAATTTATGCCTTTCAGCGGAAATAGATGGACAAGTAATAAAATGTTCTCTTTAGCTGAGATATTGCAAGTGATAGAAAAAGATTTTACTATTCTTCCTGTTAAGGCCGAGCCACACGATACTGCTAAAAGTTTCATGATACCAGGTCACGAAGGGTCATTTGCCATTATAAGTACCATGACTGCTCCATTTTGCGACACTTGCAACAGAATGCGTTTAACTGCCGATGGGAAATTGAAAAACTGCTTGTTTAGCGATGGAGAAACAGATTTATTAACTGCATTACGCAATAATGAAGATGTGTTACCGCTTATCCACGCTTCTATTTTAAGCAAGAAAAAAGAATTAGGTGGTCAGCTCGACAAACACTTTGAGCAAATTGATACCACAACCCTACACAACAGAAGCATGATTACCATTGGAGGATAA
- a CDS encoding flavodoxin, which yields MKVAQKYLLILILISGMISVANAQSSSIKDKKVLIVYLTRTKNTEAVAQRIQKEVGGKLIGLELVTPYPENYGQHVAQVVKENNSNYLPALKTKIDSVESYDLIFIGFPTWGMKIPPPMKTFLKQYNFSGKTIIPFNTNAGYGVGSGFETVKQLSPNSTVLEGYSTTGGIERDGVKFVMQGDKERKTADEVKAWLQKIKLVK from the coding sequence ATGAAAGTTGCGCAAAAATACCTTTTGATTTTAATACTGATTTCAGGAATGATAAGTGTAGCTAATGCGCAATCCTCATCTATCAAAGATAAAAAGGTATTGATCGTTTACCTGACTAGAACCAAGAATACTGAAGCCGTAGCTCAGCGGATACAAAAGGAAGTTGGCGGAAAATTAATAGGCCTAGAGTTAGTTACACCATACCCAGAAAACTATGGGCAACACGTAGCTCAGGTTGTTAAAGAAAATAACAGTAATTATCTGCCTGCTTTAAAGACCAAAATCGACAGCGTCGAGAGCTATGATCTAATTTTCATAGGTTTTCCAACCTGGGGTATGAAAATACCACCTCCTATGAAGACCTTTTTAAAACAATATAATTTTAGTGGTAAAACAATTATCCCTTTTAATACAAATGCAGGTTATGGTGTAGGCAGCGGTTTTGAAACGGTAAAACAGCTCAGTCCTAACAGCACCGTACTAGAAGGTTACTCTACTACAGGAGGTATTGAACGAGATGGGGTTAAATTTGTAATGCAGGGCGATAAAGAAAGAAAGACAGCAGATGAAGTGAAGGCTTGGTTGCAGAAAATAAAATTGGTTAAGTAA